In Podospora pseudocomata strain CBS 415.72m chromosome 4, whole genome shotgun sequence, the genomic stretch AGGACGTGTATGGTGATGGCACCGATAAGCACCAACACCGCGCTACGGCTGAAATTCTCGGGGCTTTGCTGTCGGGCAGCGCTGATGATCCTCGTGAATTTCGGGACCGGGTTTGGAACTTTGCCGCCCCCCTCATGCTCAAGATCATCGCTGATGACTTGACGCCCGATAACCTCCAGTACTGGATGACCTGTCTTCACATAATTATTGACGGCAAGGATCCACGACGATGCAGGGAGCTGACAGAAGCGCTGTCTTCCTTCCGACTCGACAAGAACTCCAATGCAGCCTTCAAGGAGTCGAGCAAGGTTCAGCTTGTCGAGTTCATCATCAATGATGCTGGCTGGCACTTCAGGCATGAGAAGCCCATCTTGGAGGACTTTTTGGCACACATTGACCACCCGTACAAGTCTGTGCGAGAGTCCATTGGCCGTGTCATCGCGACCATCTACCGCACACGGTACCACGAGTCGTTCAAGAATGTCaccgagcttctcgagaagaACAAGGCTGCGTCCTCGATCGGTCTCCGGGCGTACCAACCTACCGAGGAATTCTCGGCCACCATCAAGGACGTCTTTGCTCGCCTGGAGAAATGGCGCCACGAGCGGACGGCCGGTCAgcaaaccccctccagctACACTTCGGGCTCCAAGACGGTTCTCATTTGGCTTGACAGCATGCTTTCGTCCCAAGAGTGCATCCAACTCGTCCCATTCTTTCCCGACCCGTTCATTGACCAGCTGCTGCATATGATGGATGTCAAGGAAGATCCTGAGCTGATGAAGCTCGCTTACCACGTCTATCGCCACCTTCCCAACATCCCTTTCCGATCGGGTGAGGACGACGCGTTCATCGCTGCGCTCATCAGAGTCGGCAAGACGGCCGTCTCCTGGCATCAACGTTTACGAGCCTTGGTCAACATGCAAGTCGTCTACTTCCGCCGACTCTTTCTCACGCAGCCCGCCCAACGCCAAATGCTCTTTGACGCAGTGGGGGACATGCTCTCTGACCCCCAGCTCGAAGTCCGGGATTGTGCTTCGGCCACCTTGGCGGGCATGATTCGTTGCTCGCCCGCCCCGATCCGCAGCCCGATTATTATCCAGCTCAAGGATCGGTTTGAGCTAGAGCTCCAGCTGAATCCcatgccgaagaagaagaccaaaGTGCCTGGGACGGACACACCGGTGGACACGCAGAAACAGATTGTCAGGAGACATGCGGCCGTGCTTGGGTTGGGGGCGCTGGTTGAGGCTTTCCCTTACGCGACGCCGGTGCCCAAGTGGATGCCCGAGGTGTTGGCTCACTTGGCGACAAGGGCGGCCAATGACCCGGGGGTTGTGGGCAAGGCGACCAAGGCGATCTTGGCGGAGTTCAAGAAGACGAGGCAGGATAGTTGGAGTGTGGACCAGAAGGTGAGCTTATTTTCTTTTCAGTGTTGTTTTGCGTGTGAGAGAAGGATAGCATGGCTGATGGTTGAAAACAGTACTTCACTCCCGAGCAACTcgaggatttggagggggtgttgtggAAGAGTTATTTTGCTTagagacaagacaaaatAGCGAAGGGCAAGAAAACCCGAACCATGGCTAAGCTGTGAAATAGTACCGAAAGAAGTTGGGTGCATTGCTTGTGAGTTTTTGAGATGTAGGTACTGCTTAGATGAGATATTTGGGAATTGTGAGAGATGGGTTTGGTTGTCAGCGATGTAGTGGTTAGAGTTGATTTGGAAGTTTAGAGGAGATGGTATGGATTACAGGGGAGGGATCAGATGTGCATCAGATGTGGTACTAGTGAAAATGGAAGACAGATCTTACTATGAGGTATATCACGAAGAATAGGGTATCTGGTTGTTGTGCGGTGTGTTCTTTTGGGAAATGTGGCAGAAAAGTGAAGATGCTTGGTGTGATGTTGTTAGGTTACCGAGGGAAAGGAAGCCTAGACGGCGGTCAGTTCTACTGTGTGGTTATTTGTAAAGGGGGTGGTATGTATGGTGATGGGgattgtgatgatggagctAGAGGCGAAATCAGGGGGtataaaaaaaagagaggCAACCAAAAATCATCAAAAGAATGATCGACCCAGGGATCGAACCTGGCACCTTTTGTGTGTGAGACAAACGTGATAACCACTACACCAGCCGACCTTTCATGCTGTTGGGGGGCGAAAGTTGGGTTCATAATGAGATGCTGGGGGGGTTACATTACCTAGGTACACAGCTGAAGGCAAACTCGGGTCAAATTGGATCAAAAATCTAGCTTAGAACAAGTAGTGGGACTAGAACAGTATTCTACAGGTACCACATCTGCATGTGTCTCAGTCATGATTATGTTGGGGCAACTCATGCATTGCTGTGCAATAATAAACTATTTCTAAGCTATCAAGTTCATCCGTACATATAAAGCTTGTTAGGTCGCTGATTACTGCATATCGGTTCTCTTAGACGATCGGTGGTCTCGCTACGGGTTACTCTTATTATATAAACAAATATCCACTCAATTTTCCCCAATATCTCACCGCTCTAAATCAAGCATGCCCCGAAtcagttttttttttttttttttttttttctctacACCGAACAGTCCTCAAAAAGGGCAATTCACACTCAAAACTCCAAGATTGATCACCAACCTCTAAAATCtgccatccccccctccacctccccatcaccatgccCCTCAAGATTACAAATCACCGACGACCCACAGCTCCCATACCCCGAGTCCCTATCACTCAGAAGCCGCCCCTGCCCCTTCCCCACGCGAAGCCTATCCCCAGCACTAACATCCCGCTCATACGCCTCCCtaaccaccccatccaatTTCATCtcttttcccctctccctctcagcACAATCCGCCAGGGCCATCGCCCACGCTGGCGTCTCGCTGATCGCAGACCCTGGCTCTGCCCTTGCTGAGCCGGCCACAGCTGAGTCGAGATACCAAGAATAGGAGCGGAGAGAATGTTCTACTAAATCTGCCATTGCGGCTAGACAAACAGACGCCAGGCCGGGAACAGTGGCGGTAATTTCGGAGAGGGTGGAATGTAAAGGGATGATGTACCCGTCACCGGTGAAGTCTGTCGAGACGAGGTGGCCGTAGACGGTTTTGGAGATGGGGTTTATCACCCAGGCGCCCGAGTCGCCGTTGTCAACTTGCTGAAGTTCAGTTATACTGACACAAGATGGggaaaaacagaaaaaggggCTTACCTTGGTAGCTCTCGTCTAGTGTTAGAGTGTAAGCTTGTACAAATCCGTGGTCGGGGGACAGCATCAGGCCTGCGGGGAGGTGTGATAGAGACCCGTGTTTTACTCCTGTCTGGCTGAGGAGTTCGACTTCTATCGAGGCCGTGTCTGGGAAGGTGGATGGTTCGGCAAGGGCGAGCTCGTCGGCTCGGGCTTTGAAGTGAGAGCGGGCCGATGattggaggcggaggttgggtttgaggTTGGATTTGGTGATTTCGAAGAGGGCCCAGTCGCGGGGTGGGATTTTGAGGTCTGAGCTACAGGTATTGATGGGCAGAGAAGGGTGGATGAGCTGTCCAAGGAGTGGCTTTTGCGGTTGGggctgctgggggggttCTTCTTCCGTCTCGTCTCCTTCCGAGTCCGagccgtcatcatcatccagcaaACCTTCCAGAGCATGCGCAGCGGTCATCCCCACGATTTGAACCTCCCCGTCGTGATTCGTCAGTTTGACCAGTCCCCCGATAGTAGACGCAACAGATTTGCCCCCCGCCGTCCCAAGCCGTatcccctccccacaccAAGTCGGCAGCCCCTTATCGTTCACGCTCAGAGCtgaccccccctcccaagtcacctccaccatctgTAAAaacctcttcttcgccgcctcccccacaatCACCACCTCAAAGTTCGTCACGAACCCATCACGAGGGCAATAcagctccctcaccccccgctccctcatcaccccctccaaccccgcaGTCTGATCAGTCGACACAAAAATCACAATAGACGGCCTGGCTGTCTCTGCCGTTttgcccaccatcatcaacctcatcgtcaggaccacctccccgtcccttttctttctcctcatcccacTAGGCAGCAAGGAAGACCACTTTTGGGAGCTGGCGACATGTTTCTGCAGCACTCGTTGAATCTCAGGCATGATCTCCCTGAAGCGGGAAACTGCCTGAAACGAGGGCTCCATGCCCGTGCCacggaagatgaggatgtcATCTCTTCCTGGCAGGGGGCTGCTTTTGATATCTGATGGCTTGcttggcttgttgttgaggagggcactgaggagggatttgggggggtgggagtcTAGGGAGTCAACAGATTGGAGGCTGGATTGGGTGCCGTAGCCTGAGTCGGGGAGTTGTTGGTCTTCGGGTTCTAGCTCGAGCTTTTCTGAGTCTGAGTCTGAGGAGTAGTCCGGGTTGTGCCGGCGAGGACGCTGGCGTGGGAAGTGGTGTGGATGATGCTTTTTGGTGCGTGGTGGGGGACAGGCTATTGGTTGGTAGAGGGAGTTTGGTGAGATTTCATGGCGGGAGGCGATGTGAATTGGGGAGGGCTGGTGCCCTGGGGCAGGTTGGATGGGGACTGAGTTCCGCAACATGGTCTTTGGTCCTGAAAATACAGGAAAATTGGAGTTTGTTAAGAATTATTTCCGAAATTTGAGGCACGATGTTTTGGGATTAAACACTTTCGAGTGGTTGACctctggaaaaggggaggccACCTGAGCTCAGGGGCTGAGGTGTAAGGCATCGAGGCGCAGCTAGTGACCTGCATGGGAGGGTCAGTCTCATGACAGCTTCGCAGCCAATTGAACAACTGGTTCCCTTCAAGCTTTTAGACAGCAATCTATCCGGCAGATGCACAAATATGTTTCACGTTGAGTTGTCAACATCATCTGGAGAGCCACGGCACTTTATTGGGCTCGTTGATGTGTTTGATCAGCCCACCTTTCGTTGCACTGGGTTGTGGTTGACAAATCCACTTGAACTGCAATCGACTGTGTGAATTATCGCCAAGGGCG encodes the following:
- a CDS encoding hypothetical protein (EggNog:ENOG503PD84), with the translated sequence MLRNSVPIQPAPGHQPSPIHIASRHEISPNSLYQPIACPPPRTKKHHPHHFPRQRPRRHNPDYSSDSDSEKLELEPEDQQLPDSGYGTQSSLQSVDSLDSHPPKSLLSALLNNKPSKPSDIKSSPLPGRDDILIFRGTGMEPSFQAVSRFREIMPEIQRVLQKHVASSQKWSSLLPSGMRRKKRDGEVVLTMRLMMVGKTAETARPSIVIFVSTDQTAGLEGVMRERGVRELYCPRDGFVTNFEVVIVGEAAKKRFLQMVEVTWEGGSALSVNDKGLPTWCGEGIRLGTAGGKSVASTIGGLVKLTNHDGEVQIVGMTAAHALEGLLDDDDGSDSEGDETEEEPPQQPQPQKPLLGQLIHPSLPINTCSSDLKIPPRDWALFEITKSNLKPNLRLQSSARSHFKARADELALAEPSTFPDTASIEVELLSQTGVKHGSLSHLPAGLMLSPDHGFVQAYTLTLDESYQVDNGDSGAWVINPISKTVYGHLVSTDFTGDGYIIPLHSTLSEITATVPGLASVCLAAMADLVEHSLRSYSWYLDSAVAGSARAEPGSAISETPAWAMALADCAERERGKEMKLDGVVREAYERDVSAGDRLRVGKGQGRLLSDRDSGYGSCGSSVICNLEGHGDGEVEGGMADFRGW